The following proteins are co-located in the Marispirochaeta aestuarii genome:
- the lipA gene encoding lipoyl synthase, translated as MGRSEHTHQRKPDWLRIPVRGGRDLNRVKALLKSLHLNTVCVEANCPNRMECFASRTATFMVLGSVCTRNCRFCNVSPGTPEPVDAEEPVRLARAARELGLRHVVVTSVTRDDLPDGGAGHFAAVIRELRTRLPEASIEVLIPDFQGDPDALATVIEAGPEVINHNVETVPRLYSRVRPQADYRRSLELLKRAADCGRPMAVKTGLMLGLGETREEVLELFDDLRRAGCDFLTIGQYLAPSSEHYPVAEYVKPEVFDDYRKEAEKRGFRHVASAPFVRSSYKAAEALEGKAEA; from the coding sequence ATGGGACGATCTGAACATACTCATCAGCGAAAACCGGACTGGCTGAGAATCCCCGTCCGGGGAGGGCGGGACCTGAACAGGGTAAAGGCCCTTCTGAAAAGCCTGCATCTGAACACGGTCTGCGTCGAGGCGAATTGTCCCAACCGGATGGAGTGTTTCGCCTCCCGTACCGCGACCTTCATGGTCCTCGGCTCCGTCTGCACCCGGAACTGCCGTTTCTGCAATGTCAGCCCTGGAACGCCTGAGCCTGTTGATGCCGAGGAGCCGGTCAGGCTTGCCCGGGCCGCCCGGGAGTTGGGACTGCGTCATGTGGTGGTGACCTCCGTAACCCGGGACGATCTGCCCGACGGCGGAGCGGGACACTTTGCGGCGGTCATCCGGGAGCTTCGGACCCGGCTGCCTGAAGCCAGCATCGAGGTCCTGATCCCGGATTTTCAGGGTGATCCCGATGCTCTGGCCACGGTAATCGAGGCCGGGCCGGAGGTGATCAATCATAACGTGGAAACCGTGCCGCGGCTCTACTCCAGGGTGCGTCCCCAGGCGGATTACCGCAGATCCCTGGAACTCCTTAAGCGGGCGGCGGACTGCGGAAGACCCATGGCGGTAAAAACGGGGTTGATGCTGGGGCTGGGGGAGACCCGGGAAGAGGTTCTCGAACTTTTCGATGATCTGCGCCGTGCCGGATGCGACTTTTTAACGATCGGTCAGTACCTCGCCCCGTCATCAGAGCACTACCCGGTGGCGGAGTATGTGAAACCTGAAGTATTTGACGATTATCGAAAAGAGGCGGAAAAGCGGGGCTTCCGGCATGTTGCATCCGCTCCCTTTGTGCGCTCCTCCTACAAGGCCGCGGAGGCCCTGGAGGGAAAAGCTGAGGCCTAA
- a CDS encoding AbrB/MazE/SpoVT family DNA-binding domain-containing protein, which yields MIISVIPIGNSKGIRIPKGILKQLEIDEKVELEVRDKEILIKPVKTRPREGWEEAFTEMHKNGDDALMFPEILDQESFEWEW from the coding sequence ATGATAATATCGGTAATTCCCATTGGTAATTCAAAAGGCATAAGAATCCCCAAGGGTATCCTTAAGCAGCTTGAGATTGATGAAAAGGTTGAACTGGAAGTCCGGGATAAGGAGATTCTGATCAAACCTGTTAAAACCAGACCACGGGAGGGCTGGGAAGAGGCTTTTACAGAGATGCATAAGAATGGAGATGATGCTCTGATGTTTCCAGAAATACTTGATCAGGAATCCTTTGAATGGGAATGGTAA
- the flcA gene encoding periplasmic flagellar collar protein FlcA has product MPRLEEIEQFKAELNSLGHEPSILAERGERLEDISAPEAELDEDLDALLNLSGESETEEEPFGGIEEETAPELPDEDEDIFGIDTGEDQMPPVDTGEEDDFSIPEDLLSGLDFEEETGEESSAGEDEFSLPDEFDLAGEEPGEEASDEGFALPDDIAPSPEGEESFDEGFSLPDELSEDLFSPEGMDFTGEEAGTEEAEELAEESLDLSEEDFSLPEEEAFFPEEQETPEEEPEGVEEFEIPEEFAEAADILSMEDEEPAAEAEDFSPPDTAEEIPEEEELSFDDDDIGEMDFSMPEGFPFEEAEAPEAPPAARSGEAVSDDFEIPTAGDIEDIDEANFEVDEFSLGDLGEQFGEIEEPLDTLTEEELNPALAVSEELPSGDEELDLDEDEFQRLQETLNQQPLNLKIAIEELIGEQNLSGPHLQKLVRALVEGKSSKELAAIVGSITGKKIRIPSRYEKRSGAEFEEEKGTFAYAFRQNILPILRLVAGGALLLGMIAFLGFTFVYRPIHAIVLYNAGYRHLEEDSYREANLFFDDAVEEWRYKNQYFRFAEGFQDKRQYSLAADKYEELLRGHISFGDEAGGQIVKLPDIKRIRGKERQALLDYAHMESDKLENFEHAEKLLAVLLNQDKYDYEALLAAGDNYLDWGEYDYERYEEARRSYATLIQQYGAKYELLFRMLRYFIRTDNYTEVTRLKEQFQANSRLEVEPDAYAELGGYLLDKNDIGDVRPILQRAMDADRTLPETHYHLARYFRRVEEPVEERKALDFAEYYFEEVRPLGKTRLKLLTDTYDRQGEADYEDGQYLTAEEYFLKARDQYEDALERRILEPESMFGRIYRNLGNLYYYIAAEFDSAFDMFSAAQENGYKSPEMHYKKGYIHYNREDYRDSLAEFHLAADLFSLNENLLFATGNALFMRSDFFAAQGYYTHLLDRLEQQRRELSVLLPDEREEDRALIERLIRVNNNLGVTLQRLSLATGDREKFSRALVHFTDSMEMFDLLGRDQETMERGSAVNLGYLNQRAMLYPVENYDLQIYRDIPLDLETLSMR; this is encoded by the coding sequence GTGCCCAGGCTTGAAGAGATAGAACAGTTTAAAGCGGAACTCAACTCCCTCGGACATGAACCCTCCATTCTGGCCGAGCGCGGGGAACGTCTCGAGGATATTTCCGCCCCCGAGGCGGAACTGGACGAAGACCTGGATGCCCTGCTCAACCTTTCCGGGGAGAGTGAAACCGAAGAGGAGCCCTTCGGGGGAATCGAAGAGGAAACTGCTCCGGAGCTCCCTGACGAGGATGAGGATATCTTCGGTATCGATACCGGGGAAGACCAGATGCCTCCGGTGGATACCGGAGAGGAAGATGACTTTTCCATTCCCGAAGACCTGCTCTCCGGACTGGATTTTGAGGAGGAGACCGGCGAAGAGTCCTCCGCCGGAGAGGATGAGTTCTCCCTGCCTGACGAGTTTGATCTCGCCGGGGAGGAGCCGGGGGAAGAAGCATCTGATGAAGGCTTTGCGCTTCCTGACGATATAGCTCCATCCCCGGAGGGGGAGGAAAGCTTTGATGAGGGATTTTCCCTGCCCGATGAGCTGTCGGAGGATCTCTTTTCTCCGGAGGGGATGGATTTTACCGGGGAAGAGGCTGGAACCGAGGAAGCGGAAGAGCTGGCTGAAGAGTCCCTGGACCTTTCGGAAGAAGATTTCAGCCTGCCGGAGGAAGAGGCATTTTTTCCGGAGGAACAGGAGACGCCGGAGGAGGAGCCTGAGGGGGTCGAAGAGTTCGAGATTCCTGAGGAGTTTGCCGAGGCCGCGGATATCCTCTCCATGGAGGATGAGGAACCGGCGGCTGAAGCTGAGGATTTCAGCCCTCCCGATACGGCCGAGGAGATTCCCGAAGAGGAGGAGCTCTCCTTCGATGACGATGATATCGGGGAGATGGATTTCTCCATGCCCGAGGGCTTTCCCTTCGAAGAGGCGGAAGCCCCCGAAGCTCCTCCCGCAGCGCGATCTGGCGAAGCTGTCAGCGATGACTTTGAGATTCCCACCGCCGGAGACATTGAAGACATAGACGAGGCCAATTTCGAGGTAGACGAGTTCAGCCTGGGCGATCTGGGGGAGCAGTTCGGCGAGATCGAGGAGCCCCTGGATACCCTGACCGAGGAGGAGCTGAATCCCGCACTGGCGGTGAGTGAAGAACTCCCCTCGGGAGACGAGGAACTCGATCTGGATGAAGATGAGTTCCAGCGCCTGCAGGAGACCCTCAATCAGCAGCCCCTCAACCTGAAGATTGCAATCGAAGAGCTTATCGGGGAGCAGAACCTGAGCGGCCCCCATCTGCAGAAGCTTGTTCGGGCCCTGGTGGAGGGGAAAAGCTCAAAAGAGCTTGCTGCAATAGTAGGCTCCATAACCGGAAAGAAGATCCGTATTCCCAGCCGTTACGAAAAACGGAGCGGCGCCGAGTTCGAAGAGGAGAAGGGGACCTTCGCCTATGCCTTCCGGCAGAACATCCTGCCGATTCTCCGCCTGGTTGCCGGGGGTGCCCTGCTCCTGGGAATGATCGCTTTTCTGGGATTTACCTTCGTTTACCGGCCGATTCACGCCATTGTTCTCTACAACGCCGGGTATCGCCACCTGGAAGAGGACTCCTACCGGGAGGCCAACCTCTTTTTTGACGACGCCGTGGAGGAGTGGCGCTATAAAAATCAGTATTTTCGTTTCGCAGAAGGTTTTCAGGATAAACGTCAGTACAGCCTGGCGGCGGATAAATACGAAGAGCTCCTCAGGGGTCATATCAGTTTCGGAGACGAGGCCGGAGGGCAGATTGTAAAACTGCCGGATATCAAGCGGATCCGCGGAAAGGAGCGCCAGGCCCTGCTCGATTACGCCCATATGGAGTCCGACAAGCTTGAGAACTTCGAGCACGCTGAAAAGCTGCTGGCGGTCCTTCTGAATCAGGACAAGTATGACTACGAAGCGCTGCTTGCCGCGGGGGACAACTATCTTGACTGGGGAGAGTACGATTACGAGCGCTACGAGGAGGCCCGACGCTCCTACGCAACACTGATTCAGCAGTACGGGGCCAAGTACGAGCTGCTGTTTCGCATGCTCCGCTATTTTATTCGCACCGATAATTATACTGAAGTAACCCGGCTCAAGGAGCAGTTTCAGGCGAATTCCCGTCTGGAAGTGGAGCCCGATGCCTATGCGGAGCTGGGGGGATACCTCCTGGACAAGAATGATATCGGAGATGTGCGTCCGATTCTTCAGCGTGCCATGGATGCGGACAGAACCCTGCCGGAGACACATTATCACCTGGCCCGCTATTTCCGGCGGGTGGAAGAGCCGGTGGAGGAACGTAAGGCCCTGGATTTTGCGGAGTACTACTTCGAAGAGGTCCGGCCGCTGGGTAAAACCAGGCTGAAACTGCTGACGGATACCTATGACCGTCAGGGTGAGGCGGATTACGAGGACGGGCAGTATCTGACGGCGGAGGAGTACTTCCTGAAGGCCAGAGACCAGTACGAGGATGCCCTGGAACGGAGAATCCTGGAGCCCGAGAGCATGTTCGGCCGAATCTATCGCAACCTGGGCAACCTGTACTACTACATAGCCGCGGAGTTCGATTCAGCCTTCGATATGTTCAGCGCCGCCCAGGAGAACGGATACAAGAGTCCGGAGATGCATTACAAGAAGGGGTATATTCACTATAACCGGGAAGATTATCGGGATTCCCTTGCGGAGTTTCATCTGGCGGCTGACCTGTTCTCGCTGAATGAAAACCTGCTCTTTGCCACCGGAAACGCCCTCTTTATGCGATCCGATTTTTTCGCCGCCCAGGGCTATTACACCCATCTTCTGGACAGGCTGGAACAGCAGCGCCGGGAACTGAGCGTCCTGCTGCCCGATGAACGGGAGGAGGACCGGGCCCTGATTGAACGCCTTATTCGGGTCAATAATAATCTCGGGGTCACCCTGCAGCGTCTCTCCCTGGCCACCGGAGACAGGGAGAAGTTCTCCCGGGCACTGGTCCACTTTACCGACTCCATGGAGATGTTCGATCTTCTGGGGCGGGACCAGGAGACCATGGAGCGGGGCAGCGCCGTCAATCTGGGCTACCTGAACCAGCGGGCCATGCTCTACCCTGTGGAGAACTACGATCTGCAGATCTATCGGGATATACCTCTGGACCTTGAGACTCTTTCTATGCGCTGA
- a CDS encoding type II toxin-antitoxin system PemK/MazF family toxin, producing MGMVIRQYEVFLVNLDPTIGHEIQKTRPCLVVSPNEMNSSIKTVIIAPMTTKSHSYPTRVSVHFQGKNGWVVLDQLRTVDQSRLIRKLGIVRKKEIEKIKSVLQEMLVD from the coding sequence ATGGGAATGGTAATACGCCAATATGAGGTTTTTCTTGTTAATCTTGATCCCACCATCGGGCATGAAATTCAGAAAACGAGGCCATGCCTGGTTGTTTCTCCAAACGAAATGAATTCCTCGATCAAGACAGTTATTATTGCACCTATGACTACAAAATCTCATAGCTACCCCACCAGAGTTTCAGTGCATTTCCAAGGAAAGAACGGCTGGGTAGTACTTGATCAGTTGCGAACTGTGGACCAGTCACGTTTAATAAGGAAGCTTGGTATAGTCAGGAAAAAGGAGATCGAGAAGATTAAATCCGTACTGCAGGAAATGCTTGTTGATTAG
- a CDS encoding class I SAM-dependent methyltransferase, with amino-acid sequence MDFYTSLSEYYDLLFPPSREQKEWALDCAGTGPVLDAGCGTGELLLHIVRKGIPGSGFDADDEMVRKAKEKAAGTEGVVDFRKAGLREAAELYTPSSFSALLCMGNTIAHVQDPQELNRVISGFASLLAEGGRLAIQLLNYDRILAERPEELPPLRTETDDLKLSFFRRYRYEREHILFTGTLRVEFNRNPAKSLEKSFETSLLPVGRETVTAAFLKAGLKNISVWEDYGSTPASEESAVYLFTGKR; translated from the coding sequence ATGGACTTTTACACATCCCTGTCGGAGTATTATGACCTTCTCTTTCCTCCATCCCGGGAACAGAAGGAGTGGGCTCTGGACTGTGCCGGTACGGGACCGGTGCTGGACGCCGGCTGCGGTACGGGGGAACTGCTGCTGCATATTGTCCGCAAAGGCATTCCCGGATCAGGCTTCGACGCCGATGACGAGATGGTCCGAAAGGCGAAGGAGAAAGCCGCTGGAACAGAGGGCGTCGTCGACTTCCGAAAAGCCGGTCTAAGGGAAGCCGCCGAACTGTATACGCCCAGCTCCTTCAGTGCCCTGCTCTGCATGGGGAACACCATCGCCCATGTGCAGGACCCACAGGAGCTGAACAGGGTAATCTCCGGCTTCGCATCTTTACTGGCAGAGGGGGGCAGACTTGCGATACAGCTCCTCAATTACGACCGCATCCTCGCTGAGAGGCCGGAGGAACTGCCTCCCCTGAGAACGGAAACGGATGATCTGAAGCTCAGCTTTTTCCGGCGTTACCGCTACGAAAGGGAACATATTCTTTTTACAGGTACCCTGCGGGTGGAATTCAACCGGAACCCCGCAAAGAGCCTTGAAAAAAGCTTTGAAACTTCTCTTCTCCCTGTCGGCCGGGAAACTGTAACGGCGGCCTTTTTAAAAGCCGGATTGAAGAATATAAGCGTCTGGGAGGATTACGGCTCAACGCCGGCCTCGGAAGAATCGGCTGTCTACCTGTTTACCGGAAAACGATAA
- the lipB gene encoding lipoyl(octanoyl) transferase LipB — protein sequence MKLRIIHAPLVPYGEALTIQQKLRELRQGEEIPDTLLLLEHPPVVTLGKRGDHGDLLLSREILAQKGIDVAEIDRGGQITYHGPGQLVGYVIVNLYHHQRKLRLFVERLESSVIRYLAEYHGIEAGLSEEHVGVWVKDAKIAALGISISRGVTMHGFALNINCDLTPFSYIIPCGITDKGVTSTRMLTGRESDMERARLDYAGVFRDTYGYSETEEFSWDDLNILISENRTG from the coding sequence GTGAAGCTGCGGATAATTCATGCACCACTGGTTCCTTACGGAGAGGCCCTGACAATTCAGCAGAAGCTCAGGGAACTTCGTCAGGGGGAGGAGATTCCGGATACCCTGCTTCTTCTGGAGCATCCTCCGGTGGTGACCCTGGGCAAGCGGGGAGACCACGGGGACCTGCTGCTTTCCAGGGAGATTCTGGCGCAGAAGGGAATCGATGTCGCGGAGATCGACCGGGGAGGCCAGATTACCTATCACGGCCCGGGTCAGCTGGTGGGCTATGTAATCGTCAACCTGTATCATCACCAGCGGAAGCTCCGGCTCTTTGTCGAACGCCTGGAAAGCTCGGTGATCCGTTACCTGGCAGAATACCACGGTATAGAAGCGGGCCTGAGCGAGGAGCATGTCGGGGTCTGGGTGAAGGATGCCAAAATCGCCGCCCTGGGTATCAGCATCAGCCGCGGGGTTACCATGCACGGTTTCGCCCTGAATATAAACTGCGATCTGACACCCTTCAGCTATATAATCCCCTGCGGGATTACCGATAAAGGGGTTACCTCCACCCGCATGCTTACAGGGCGCGAATCCGACATGGAGCGGGCCCGTCTTGACTATGCCGGAGTCTTCCGGGATACCTACGGCTATAGCGAAACAGAGGAGTTTTCATGGGACGATCTGAACATACTCATCAGCGAAAACCGGACTGGCTGA
- a CDS encoding response regulator: MNKVLIVDDSMISRQMLSKYLAPTGYTIDTAASGEEALEKILPGSCDVVVLDLLMPGISGLEVLEKLSLKKLTPPVIVLSADIQDSTREKALSLGASRFMTKPPRPEELQKLVRELMESKE; encoded by the coding sequence ATGAACAAGGTACTGATTGTGGACGATTCCATGATCTCCCGGCAAATGTTAAGCAAATACCTCGCCCCCACGGGTTACACCATCGATACCGCCGCGTCCGGAGAAGAGGCCCTGGAAAAGATTCTTCCCGGCTCCTGCGATGTGGTCGTTCTTGATCTGCTGATGCCGGGAATCAGCGGGCTCGAGGTGCTGGAAAAGCTTTCCCTGAAAAAACTCACGCCGCCGGTCATAGTGCTGAGTGCGGATATTCAGGATTCCACCCGGGAAAAAGCCCTTTCCCTCGGAGCCAGCCGCTTCATGACCAAACCGCCCCGGCCGGAGGAACTGCAGAAGCTTGTACGGGAGCTTATGGAGTCAAAAGAATGA
- a CDS encoding sensor histidine kinase yields MDYSIFDRIPLGICLMDRDFTVRGWNICMQDWTGITLEEIRDQDIRSFFPLFNREIYASRLKLLFNGGPPAIFSPQLHAGLFPSRKQGMPPQVHHITVSSINTDKGEVLALFAVQDVTREHNRSAELRRLHQLAREEIVQRKKAEEELTEALDQNRALLRENQHRIKNNLATLISLLELQKNNLFDPRDEEILTLLINRVYSIQRVHKHLSENADTPDIRLDAYLKDLTENMINAAAAEEKEKRPEVRIHADPVELKIKTAIPVGMIIAELITNSLKHSFGSSRETQNTISISTRLDTRGMLTLRYRDSGNTGGEPREGGLGIRLNEAFADQLGGSLRREPEMGNVTVLEFPLKQQ; encoded by the coding sequence ATGGACTACTCGATATTCGATCGTATTCCCCTGGGGATCTGTCTTATGGACAGGGATTTCACCGTCAGGGGATGGAACATCTGTATGCAGGACTGGACCGGAATCACCCTGGAGGAGATCCGGGACCAGGATATACGGAGCTTCTTTCCCCTTTTCAACAGAGAGATATACGCTTCCCGGCTCAAGCTGCTCTTTAACGGGGGTCCGCCGGCGATTTTCTCTCCCCAGCTCCACGCGGGGCTCTTTCCCAGCCGCAAACAGGGGATGCCCCCTCAGGTCCACCATATAACCGTCTCCTCCATCAATACCGATAAAGGCGAGGTCCTGGCACTTTTCGCGGTACAGGATGTAACGCGGGAGCATAACAGAAGCGCGGAACTCCGAAGGCTGCACCAGCTTGCCAGAGAGGAGATTGTTCAGCGCAAAAAGGCCGAGGAGGAACTGACAGAGGCCCTGGATCAGAACAGAGCCCTGCTGAGGGAGAACCAGCACCGGATAAAAAACAACCTTGCCACGCTGATCAGCCTCCTGGAGCTGCAGAAGAACAACCTCTTTGATCCCCGGGACGAGGAGATTCTGACACTGCTTATCAACCGGGTATATTCCATTCAGCGGGTCCATAAGCACCTTTCCGAAAATGCGGACACCCCGGACATCCGCCTGGATGCCTATCTGAAGGACCTGACGGAGAACATGATAAACGCCGCCGCCGCGGAGGAAAAAGAGAAGCGGCCGGAAGTGCGAATCCATGCAGATCCGGTGGAACTGAAGATAAAGACGGCCATTCCCGTGGGGATGATAATCGCCGAATTAATTACCAACTCCCTGAAACACTCTTTCGGAAGCTCCAGGGAAACACAGAATACAATAAGCATCTCCACCCGGCTGGACACCAGGGGAATGCTTACCCTCAGGTACCGGGATTCAGGAAATACCGGCGGTGAGCCCCGGGAAGGGGGACTGGGAATCCGACTGAACGAGGCCTTCGCCGATCAGCTCGGCGGAAGTCTGCGGAGGGAGCCGGAAATGGGAAATGTTACTGTTCTGGAATTCCCGCTTAAGCAGCAATAA
- the ilvE gene encoding branched-chain-amino-acid transaminase produces the protein MAAKGFTLSIYPWVYVAQSENSGWKEEFQEKPHKTPAQEAAMGEAELNELLARRNSFADLPLVNYTTQYGMGCFEGLKAFPQKDGSLKLFRPDRNARRFRSSMEGLKMPSYPEETFVKAVRETVRRNRDIGFAPDYDPAWEAGDFAEGHAVYVRPFSYSEPAIGLGLSVSPWVVIITTPVGAYFRPGNSKAVTTDKVRAFPGGTGWIKCDANYVVPILAKKEAEAQGYMEAIFLDAEHKEYVEEGSSCNIFFVLKNGTLVTPDLSDTILPGITRASVIQLAKDLGVNVEERRISIHEVMDSAVEAFVTGTAAGISYFESITHKGQTKVFNGGKIGDTTRELQVDLKGIQYGSREDRHGWMVQV, from the coding sequence ATGGCCGCCAAGGGATTTACCCTCTCCATATACCCATGGGTCTATGTCGCTCAATCAGAGAACTCCGGCTGGAAGGAGGAGTTTCAGGAAAAACCTCACAAAACTCCTGCACAGGAGGCGGCCATGGGCGAAGCGGAGCTCAATGAGCTGCTTGCACGGCGCAACTCCTTTGCCGATCTCCCGCTGGTCAACTATACAACCCAGTACGGTATGGGCTGTTTCGAGGGACTCAAGGCCTTTCCCCAGAAGGACGGCAGTCTCAAGCTCTTCCGGCCCGACCGGAACGCCAGACGCTTCCGCAGCTCCATGGAGGGGCTCAAGATGCCCAGCTACCCGGAGGAGACCTTTGTAAAGGCGGTCCGCGAGACGGTCCGGCGCAACAGGGATATCGGTTTTGCCCCGGATTATGATCCCGCCTGGGAGGCCGGGGATTTTGCCGAAGGTCATGCGGTATACGTACGCCCCTTCAGCTACTCGGAACCCGCCATCGGTCTTGGCCTGAGCGTCAGCCCCTGGGTTGTAATAATCACCACACCCGTGGGTGCCTACTTCCGCCCCGGCAACAGCAAGGCGGTAACCACCGACAAGGTACGGGCCTTTCCCGGGGGTACGGGCTGGATAAAATGTGATGCCAACTACGTGGTGCCGATTCTTGCAAAGAAAGAGGCGGAAGCCCAGGGCTACATGGAAGCCATATTCCTGGACGCTGAACACAAGGAGTACGTTGAAGAGGGCTCTTCCTGCAATATCTTCTTCGTACTAAAGAACGGAACCCTGGTTACCCCCGACCTGAGCGATACAATCCTGCCGGGCATTACCCGGGCAAGCGTCATTCAGCTGGCGAAGGACCTGGGAGTCAACGTGGAAGAACGGAGAATCTCCATCCACGAGGTCATGGATTCAGCCGTCGAGGCCTTCGTAACCGGTACGGCCGCCGGAATCAGCTACTTCGAATCCATCACCCACAAGGGACAGACCAAAGTATTCAACGGCGGAAAGATCGGCGATACCACCCGGGAACTCCAGGTGGACCTCAAGGGGATTCAGTACGGATCCCGGGAAGACCGCCACGGCTGGATGGTCCAGGTTTAG
- a CDS encoding mannose-1-phosphate guanylyltransferase, protein MKKESIVPNVMILAGGSGTRLWPASTKEVPKQYMAVRDGRSLLNLTLQRAAALRPERIMIVTLASQAEQAAEELATWAGEEQGGLPELIVLPEPAARNTAPAIAAGAAALEQLGGENEAVLVLPADHLIEPVERFASDIASAADAASAGSIVTFGIAPTRPETGYGYIEAGEPISGEMGKRQKIRKVRRFREKPDSATAQQFLEAGNFTWNSGMFLFSLGAFVAELEQHAPEVHRLYTSLLSVSVKTSASGVSVILDSPEVARIYTSAPSISIDYAVMEKTDRAAVLPASFSWNDIGSWDEYSRVFPESVPARGEVSSEGCFVLSDLPVSLVGVRDLIVVIRNGRALVCRKGDSQGVKDALNELPEEWR, encoded by the coding sequence ATGAAAAAGGAAAGCATCGTTCCGAATGTAATGATCCTTGCCGGAGGTTCCGGTACGAGGCTCTGGCCTGCATCCACGAAGGAAGTTCCGAAGCAGTACATGGCCGTCCGGGATGGCAGGAGTCTTTTGAACCTTACCCTGCAACGGGCTGCCGCCCTTCGTCCCGAACGGATCATGATCGTCACCCTGGCGTCCCAGGCGGAACAGGCTGCGGAGGAGCTGGCAACCTGGGCAGGAGAGGAACAGGGGGGGCTTCCGGAGCTCATTGTGCTGCCGGAACCGGCGGCCAGAAACACAGCACCGGCCATAGCCGCAGGTGCTGCAGCTCTGGAGCAGCTTGGCGGTGAAAACGAGGCTGTCCTGGTGCTTCCGGCTGACCATTTGATTGAGCCGGTGGAACGATTTGCTTCGGATATTGCTTCTGCAGCAGATGCAGCCTCCGCGGGGAGTATCGTCACCTTCGGCATAGCCCCCACACGGCCTGAAACGGGATACGGTTATATAGAAGCGGGTGAACCGATCTCCGGAGAGATGGGGAAAAGGCAGAAAATACGGAAAGTCCGTCGCTTCCGGGAAAAACCGGATTCCGCCACAGCGCAGCAGTTTCTTGAGGCCGGGAATTTTACCTGGAACTCCGGTATGTTCCTTTTCAGCCTTGGGGCATTTGTAGCGGAACTTGAACAGCATGCCCCGGAAGTGCATCGTCTGTATACGAGTCTTCTCTCCGTCTCTGTGAAAACGTCCGCCTCAGGGGTTTCCGTCATCCTCGATTCTCCGGAGGTCGCGAGAATCTACACAAGCGCTCCTTCCATCTCCATAGACTACGCGGTAATGGAAAAGACAGACCGCGCCGCGGTGCTCCCGGCCTCCTTCAGCTGGAACGACATCGGCAGCTGGGATGAATATTCCCGGGTATTCCCTGAAAGCGTTCCCGCCCGGGGGGAGGTCTCTTCTGAAGGCTGTTTTGTGCTGTCCGATCTTCCTGTATCCCTTGTGGGGGTTCGGGACCTGATTGTGGTAATACGCAACGGCCGGGCCCTTGTCTGCCGTAAGGGAGACAGTCAGGGGGTAAAGGATGCGCTGAATGAGCTGCCGGAAGAGTGGCGGTGA